Part of the Ignavibacterium album JCM 16511 genome, GATGTTCGCTCAAATTATCTGTCAACAATATTCAATAAAGTGAAAGTCAGTTCATTTTATTATGCAGATGTTACTGATTTTATTCTTGAGAAGCGATTGCAGAAAATTTCGAAAAGTATTGATAAAGTATTGGTTAGATATGAATCGCCAATGTTTTTAACAGAAGAAAAATTTCTTAAAGAATTTTTCTCAAAGCAAAAATCATATCTGATGGCATCATTCTATATTGAACAAAGAAAAAGATTGAATATTTTGATTGATAATGATAAACCGACTGGCGGAAAATGGAGCTTTGATGAAGAGAACAGAAAAAAGCTTCCGGTTGATATAAGAATTCCGAAGATAAAATTTCCAGAGCCATCAGATTTTATTATTGAAGCAATAGAATATGTTGAAAAATATTTCCCGAATAATCCTGGTAACAGCTTAGATTTTCATTATCCGGTAACATTTGAACAAGCGGAAGATTGGTTAAATGATTTTCTTGATACTAGATTGAAGCTATTTGGTGATTATGAAGATGCAATTGACAAAAATAAAATTATTCTTTTTCATTCATTGCTTTCTCCAATGCTTAATTCCGGGCTGATAACTCCGCTTCAGGTAATTAATCAAACAATTAAAGTTGCTGAGAGGAAAAACATTCCTTTAAATTCATTAGAGGGATTTATTCGACAGATTATTGGCTGGCGTGAATATATTCGTGCAATTTATTTGCTCGAGGGAGTAAAACAGCGGACAACCAACTATTTTGGATTTCATAAAAAGATGCCCAAAGCATTTTATGATGCTAATACAGGAATTGAACCCATTGATAATGTCATTAAGAAAGTTTTTGATAATGCATATTCACACCACATTGAAAGATTGATGATTCTCGGAAATTTTATGTTGCTCTGTGAAATCAATCCGTATGAAGTTTATAGATGGTTTATGGAAATGTACATTGATGCTTATGATTGGGTAATGGTTCCTAATGTTTATGGGATGAGTCAATATGCTGATGGTGGATTGATTTGTACTAAACCCTACATCTCATCTTCTAACTATATCAGAAAAATGAGTAATTTTGATAAAGGTGATTGGTGCGAAATCTGGGATGCATTATTCTGGAGATTTATCTTTAAGCATAAGAAAATCTTTGAAAAAAATCCGAGAATGAGTATGATGGTTGTGCAGTTGAATAAAATGGATAAAGCAAAACTAAACAGGCATCTGAAAATCGCAGATTCATTCCTTAAAAAATTATTTAATAATGGTTAACGGAAAAAGAGTTCGACTACTTCAAAAGGGAAATGAAACGCCTGGTCCGATTGTTTATTGGATGAGCAGAGATCAGCGTGTTCACGATAACTGGGCTTTAATATTTTCTCAGCAACTTGCCTTAGAGAGACAAAAACCACTCATAGTTTTATTTAATCTAGTTCCAAATTTCCTGGAAGCAACAATCAGACAGTATGGTTTTATGCTGAAAGGACTTGAGCAAATGGAAGTGGAACTAAAGAAGTACAAAATTCCTTTTGTCCTTTCACTTGGAAATCCTGAAAACGAAATTCCCGATTTGTTGAAAAAGATAAACGCATCAGTTCTGGTTAGTGACTTTGATCCTCTTAAAATTAAAAGAATCTGGAAAAGAGATGTTGCTAAAAAAATTTCTATACCTTTTTATGAAGTTGATGCGCATAATATTGTTCCTTGTCTTTATGTTTCGAATAAAGTTGAGTTTGGTGCTTATACAATCAGATCGAAAATTCACAAAGCACTTCCGGAATTTCTTGATGAATTTCCCAAGCTGAAGGTTATGAAAAATCATGAACTAAATTCTGAATCTATTGATTGGGAGAAAGCAGAGAAATCTCTGAATATAAATCGTGATGTAAAAGAAATTGATTGGCTGAAACCAGGAGAAGCAAATGCTCAGATAGTATTGAAAGATTTTCTGGAAAACAGATTCGATAATTATGCAGAAGATAGAAATGACCCAAATAAAAATGCCTTATCCAATCTTTCACCATACTTGCATTTTGGACAAATCTCAGCACAAAGGGTTGCATTAACAGTTGAACAATTTTATGGAAATCATCCATCTGCAAAATCATTTCTTGAAGAATTAATTGTAAGAAGAGAACTGTCTGATAATTTTTGTTACTTCAATCCCAAATATGATTCGTTTGAGGGATTTCCCGATTGGGCAAAGAAAACACTTAATGAGCATAGAAAAGATAAAAGAGAATTTGTTTATTCGCTTGAAGATTTTGAGCAAGCTAAAACTCACGAAGATTTATGGAACGCTGCTCAACTTGAAATGGTAAAAACAGGAAAGATGCATGGTTATATGAGAATGTACTGGGCAAAAAAAATTCTTGAATGGAGTAAATCACCAGAGGATGCATTAAAGATTGCAATATATCTTAATGATAAATATGAGCTTGATGGCAGAGACCCAAATGGCTATGTTGGTTGTGCCTGGTCAGTAGGTGGAGTTCATGATCGTGCCTGGACAGAAAGACCAGTTTTTGGTAAAATCAGATATATGAATCTCAACGGAGCAAAAAGGAAATTTGATGTTGATTCGTACATAAAAAAATTTATTAGCTAAACAGGTTATTTTTTCAAATTTATTCTCAATTTGGGGCAAATAAATATTCCACAGCTTTAATTTTTCTTCAATATTCGAGTTTTAACTCGGTATAATCTTTGGCAAATAAAATTAACTTAAATTAAAGGAGTTTTGGTTTCCCGGGGATATTATGAAAAATTACTCACAAAAACTGCAGTTAAAACTCACCATTGAATTTGCAATCTTTTTCATAATTGTTTCAGCCGTAATTTATGTATTCACAACTGATAAATTTGAAACCGACCTTAAAGAAAAGTTTGAATATAAAGCTTCTATTTTCGCCAACTACTTAGAACAAAATCCTCAATTCTTTTGGACTGACTCAATTGATAATAAAGAACTTTTACAAAGATTAGCCGAGCTCAATAATGCTGAGTACCTTGTAATTGAAAACAGTCGAGGAAAACTTATTGATGCAATAAATCTTGATGTAGCAGAAAAATATCTTTACATAAGATCAGATGTGGAAGGTGGAATATCCGCTGACAAACAGATTTACAGAATTACAAAATATCTTTATCCGACTAAAATTCTTGCCGGAAAATTCTATGCAGGTTTTAAAGCAGCGGAACAGATTTCAAAACTGGAAAGAATAAAACTTTTAACTGCACTTTTCAGCTTAACTGTTCTGCTGACAGGAATAATAATTACTTATATCCTCAGTTTACTTTCGTTCAGACCAATCTTAGCAATCATTGAAGCATTGGACAGAACCATTAAAGGAAATTATACAGTAAAGATAAAATACGAGGGAAAGAATGAATTAGGATTATTGGTTGACAAAATAAATGATGTTCTTGATGAATTACAGAGAAAAGCTGAGAATAATGAGAAACTTGATCGGAAAATAACTGATGTTCTTCGCGAAAGATTATCTGAAGTTGGTGCCGAAATTTCTGAGCAGGAATATGCAAAGAGAATTCTTAGAAAAAGTGAAGAACAATTCAAACTGCTTTTTGAAAATGCTCCGATCGGAATGGTTATTATTTCTTCAGAAGGAAGAATTATGAGTATAAATAAATCCTTCTGCGATACTTTGGATTATAGTAACGAAGAACTTCTTGGTGTGCCTGTCAAATATCTGTTTGAAAAAGATGAGATTCCATTCTTTATTACAAAGAACAGCAGAAATGAAAGTGTAATAAGAATTTCAGACATTAACGCAGAAAAGAAACTAATCAAAAAAGACGGAAAAGAAATAAATGTAATTGTAAAATCTGTCGGTGTTGAAGACGACAATGGTGATATTGATCATTACATAATGCAGCTGCTTGATATTACTGCAATAAAACGAGCACAGCAGGAATTGATAAAAGCTCTCGAACGAGCAGAGCAATCAGATAAACTCAAAACTGCTTTCCTTGCTCAGATGTCTCATGAGATCAGAACACCTTTAAATGTAATCTTAACTTCAATTCCATTGTTTGAAGATTTGATTCCTCAAGGTGATGATGAAATGAAAGTAATTCTTGACTCTGTTAAAAGCGCCGGTAAAAGATTACACAGAACTATTGATATGATTCTGAATATGTCTTCTGTTCAGAGTGGTAATTATAAACCTCATTATGAAAGTTTCAGCTTATCGGATGATTTAAAGAAACTAACTGAAGAGTTCCGCTCTTTGAGCGAAGACAAAGGTCTTACTCTTAATTTTACAAATCTTGCCGGAAGTACTTTCATAACAGCCGATAGATACACTGTAAATCAGATATTCCAGAATCTTATTAGTAATGCAATAAAATATACTCAAAAAGGATTCATTGATATAATATTAAGAGAGCAACCAAATAAAAAACTTAAGGTTGAAGTCCGTGATACCGGAATTGGTATGAGTAAAGAATATCTCCAAAATATCTTCACTCCATTCTCTCAGGAACTTTCAGGACATAAAAGAGAATATGAAGGCAATGGACTTGGCCTGGCATTAGTAAAAAAATATGCAGAAATAAATCACGCGGAAATTCATGTAGAAAGTGAAAAGGGCAAAGGTTCTGTATTTTCTGTTGTATTCGATAGAGAAATTGATTTATCAGTCTTGAAAAATCTGGATAATACAAAAGAGGTTGAAAAGAAATAGATTTCAAATCTCACATCTGATTATCCTATCTTCATTATATTTGCACACCTGAATTATCCGATACACTAAACACAAGGTTTTATAATGTTTAAAGTCGTTTTAATTAAAGGCGATGGCATTGGACCCGAGATAGCTGATGCTGTTGTGAAAATTTTCGATGCTGCTAAAGTTCCGATAACCTGGATTGAAAAACAGGCAGGATTAAATGTAATTGAAAAACATCCGACCGGAATTCCTGAAGATACATTAGAAGCAGTTCAGCAATATAAAGTTGCACTGAAAGGTCCAACTACAACTCCGGTTGGAACCGGGCACAAATCAGTAAATGTAACTTTAAGAAAATCACTTGAGTTATATGCAAATGTCCGTCCTGCAAAATCATTACCTGGTGTAAGAACAAGATTTGATAATGTTGATTTGATTATAGTCAGGGAAAACATTGAAGATACTTACGGCGGAATAGAACACAATCAGACAGCCGATGTTGCACAAGCATTAAAATTAATTACTCGTCCGGGTTCAATAAGGATTGCAAAATATGCTTTTGAAATGGCAAAACTTTACGGACGAAAGAAAGTTATGGCAGTCCACAAAGCAAACATTCATAAACTTACCGATGGACTTTTTCTTAAATGTTTTTATGAGGTAGCAAAAGATTATCCGGAAATTCAATCAAGCGATTTGATTGTTGATAACACCTGTATGCAGCTCGTGACTAATCCTGAAAGATTTGATGTTTTGGTTCTTCCGAATTTGTATGGTGATATAGTAAGTGATTTATCTGCTGGTCTTGTTGGTGGATTAGGCGTTGCACCTGGAGGAAATATTGGAGATGATGTAGCTATTTTTGAATCTGTGCATGGCTCAGCGCCCGATATTGCAGGACAGGGAATAGCAAATCCAACTGCACTTTTATTATCATCTTTTCAAATGCTGCAGCATATTGGTCTTCATCAGACAAAAGCAAGAATTGAAAAAGCACTTATTGAAACTCTGAAAGATGGAATTAAAACAAGAGATTTGGGTGGTAAAGCTTTTACAAATGAATTTACTCAGGCGATAATAGACAGATTAGAAAATCCAGCTGATAATGAATTCAAAGAACCTACTCCACTAAGAATTTTGAGTGAACTTCTTCCAACTCATAAAGAAGTTACAGAGGATTTTCACGGTGTTGATATATTCGTAGAAAATCCTGGTGGAATTCCCAAAATGCCGGAACAGGTGGGAAAGCTTAAGTTAAAAATGATTTCAAACAGAGGAACAAAAGTTTACCCGGGACCGATGCCCAAAATCTGGCTCGTTGATCATCATCGTTGCCGTTATGTAGCAAGAGATGAGAATGATAATTTAATCAATATTGGTGATGAAGAAATTTTTAACCTAATCAAAGAAGTTTCTGCGTATGGAATCAAATGGATGCATATCGAAAAACTTCAGTTATTTGATGGTGAATTAGGATATTCGAAAGCTCAGGGAGAATAGATATAACTAATTCTCCATTCGGAAAATTGAATATTTTAATTCTGATTATTTATCATTTCTAAAAAATTAGATGAGCATATGAATAGTTACAAAGTTCTACTTTTTTATAAATATGTCGAAGTACCCAACCCGGAAAAGTTAGTTGAAGAACATTTGAATTGGTGTTTACAGAACGATATTCGTGGCAGAGTTTTCTTTGCAAAAGAAGGGGTTAATGGAACAGTATCAGGTACTTTGGAGAATATCGAAAAATATAAAGAGCATCTTACAGGTTATCCGGAATTTTCTGACATTTGGTTTAAGGAAGATGACACTGATTCACACGCATTTAAAAAAATGCATGTAAGATTAAAAAGAGAAATTGTCCACGGTGATTTGGAAGATGTTAAACTAGAACACGGTGGTAAAAAGCTTTCGCCTGAAGAGCTCTTAAAATTTTATGAAGAAGGAAAAGAATTTGTGATTGTTGATGCGAGAAACTGGTATGAAAGTATGATTGGAAGATTTAAGAATGCAATCACACCTTCACTCAAAAATTTTCGTGAATGGAAAAAATATGTTGATGAAGAACTTATCAAGTTCAAAGATAAACCGGTTGTTACTTATTGTACAGGTGGAATAAGATGTGAAAAAGCATCCGCTTATCTTGTTGAGAAAGGATTTAAGGAGGTTTATCAGATAAATGGAGGAATAATCAACTTCATTAAAAAATTTCCTGATACATATTGGGAAGGCGGAATGTTTGTCTTTGATGAGAGAAGAGTTGTATTACCTAATTCAAAACCAGAATTGAAACATATTGCGAAATGTTATTTCTGCGGTGAGCCAACTTCTTACTATATAAACTGTCATAATGTGGATTGTGACAGAATAATTGTCTGCTGTCATGAGTGTAAAGTAAAAAATGAATATTGCTGCTCAGATGAGTGCAGAAAGAGTCCGAATAAAAGAAAAGTTTATCATGGCTAGAATTATTTAATGGCTCTCAACTTAAAATAAACCTCCTCGGGTGAAAAAATCCCGGCGAAAAACCTTTCATAAATAACAGGTTCGATGTTAACAATTAAATCCATCCATTTAAGAATCGGAAAATGAGAGGTAATGAATCTTTTCTCGAGAACTTCAAACTGAGCGCCGGTTTCGTAATTCGTTCTGTGGTCCAATTTCCATTTTTCATAGAACTTTAATTTTCTGTTACCTATGTATTCATAATTATCAAATGTTCTGATTGAAAATGGGATTTTGTGGTCGGGATCGCCAAAGTATTTCGTATTAAGAAAGAAAGGAGCATAAACAATCAAAATTCCATTTGGTTTTAGTATTCTGTAAAGCTCTGTGATAGTTTTATTAAAATTATTTACATGTTCCAGAATGTGAGAGGCGAATATTTCATCGAATGTATTATCTTCAAAGGGGTAAGGAAATGAGTTCAGATCGTGAATTTGGTTTCCACCATAATCAACAATATCCAGATTAACATATCCTTCTTTTATATCTTTTCCGCAGCCAAGATTAAGTTTTCTCATTATCCATGCATCAGTGGTTTATTTGATAAATTTTTTATTATTTCAGCTTCAATTTGGGTCAGTTCATCCAATCTTTTTCTGACCAATTCCTCATCAAAATAAAGTTTAGCAAGTTTTATAAAAGTAACATAGTGACCAGCTTCGGAATCGGATAATTCTTTATAAAATTTCTTAAGTTCCAGATTCTCAATATTCTCAGCAAGAATTTGTAACCTTTCACAAGAACGAGCTTCAATTATACCAGCAGTAATCAATCTGTCCATCATTCTCATTGGCTCATTCTTATTAACGGATGATAATAAACTTTTGGCATATTCATCACCCTCATCTCTTCCCAAAGTCAGACCCATCTTATCCAAAATATTAATTACAGAACGATAATGACCAATCTCTTCTTCAACAAGGTCGGACATTGCCAAAGAAATTTCCTTTTTATCAAAATAAGTTGAAAGTAAACTCGTTCCAGTGCCGGCAGCTTTCTTCTCACAATGAGCGTGATCCATTACTACAGACGGTAAGTTCTTAATTGCGACTTTAATCCATCCGGGGTTCGTTTTATTTTTTAGACAAAGCATACACAAATTTAGTAAAGAAAAATAAATGGGCATAAAAATCCCGACTTTTTGAGTCGGGCTCACCTGCTAAAAGCAGCTTAAATAGAAACAATATTTTAATTGGCTACCATTTCGTCCAAACCGTTAATTTTCAGCTCTTCAACTTTAAGTCTTGCGACACCTCTTCGCATCAATCCTAGTTCGTGGGCAGCTGCTTTGGAAAGGTCCAAATCTCTGCCTTCGATATAAGGACCTCTGTCGTTAATCCTGACAACGATAGATTTACCGTTTTTAGGATTGGTAATTCTTAACAAGGTGCCAAACCTAAGACTTTTATGAGCTGCGGTATAGGACATTTGGTCGAATTTTTCACCATTTGCAGTCTTCCTGCCATGGAATCCAGGTCCATACCAAGAAGCTTTCATTGTCCCGAGTTCTATATAATCCACTAAGTTCGGGTCAAAGTTTGGTAGTTTTGTTTCTAATGAGATCTCGTTGGCATCCGAGGTTGGCACAACTGGTGTTTCATCGTCATTAATTACAAATGTAAATCCAACCAACGCTATAAATACCAGAAATAATAATGCTTTTACTATCGATCTCAATAAGTACCTCACTATTTGTTTAACATAACTTACAGTACAAATTTAACCCGACGTTTATGACTGAACAATTTACTTATGCCGCTGAAAGTCTATATCACAACCAGTTAAATATTCGACTTTAATGGTTTATAGGTTGAAATTTTCTTATTATAGGAGCTTTAGGACTGTTGGGCACTTTTACTTTGTATATTTGTATAAGCTTAAAAATCCGGAGCGGATATGTCAAAGAAAAATTCAAAAACAGTTCTCCGAATATTAAGTCTTTCTATAGTAACTCTTATTTTGACTGCATCAGCCAATATCAACCTTAATGTTGCTAAGATTGAACCGAGATTCTATTTATCGAATTATACTACCTTTTCACCCGGAGATGAGGTAAGAATAAATCTTTATCTTTATAGTTCGGTTAAGAATAAGTTTTCCTATAAACTATTAAAAATCAATGACATAGAGACTTTTTTCTCCAAATTGGACGAAAATAGACGGACCTACAATTTTGATGTATGGAGTAAGGATACCGAATTGTTACTTCAATATACGAGTTTGATAAGGCAATGGTCAGATAAAAATATCTTCTCAGGATATAATCAGAATATAAATGTTGGCAAAATCGATTCACCCGGAATCTACCTCTTACAAGTGGTTAATGGGAAAGCAATAGCATATTGTCCAATCGTTGTAACGGATAAAGCAATTGTATTCAAGAAATCCAACAGGAAAATTCTGGCTTATGTTGCTGATGCCAAAACGGGAAAATTCATTAAGAACACTAAATTCAAAGTTCTGGCTGGAAGTAGTATTCTTTTTGAGCAAAAATCAGATAATGATGGAATTGTATTTAAGGAGCTTAGAGACACTAAACTAACGAATGGAGTGGTGCAGTTATTTGCTTTCACTGATGATGAAACATTGGTTTTCAATCCTTATTCCTATTTCGATCAAAGTAATGCTGTAAAATTAACGGCCTACATTTATACAAACCAGCCAGCCTATCGGCCAGCTCAGGAAGTCAACTTTAAGGCGATTATGAGAAAAGTCAGCCAAAATGAATTGGAAAATTTCTCTGGCAAGAAAGTGGCTGTAAGAATAAAATCCCCAAAGAACAAGGAAGTTTATTCTAAAGAACTAACAACGAATGAATTCGGAACTTTTGCAGATAAATTTATTTTGGATGAGGAAGCAGACTTGGGAAATTATAGTATCATTCTTCATGTAGATGGTATAGATTATTATGGTTCCTTTTCGGTTGAGGAATATAAAAAACCAGAATATAAAGTGAATATTGAATTGAATAAGAATCAATATTCAGCTGGAGATGAAATTAACGGTGTTGTTTCAGCAGATTATTATTTTGGTTCTCCGGTCAAAAATGGTAATGTTCAGGTAAATATTTACCGTGAAAGATTCTGGCGTCCCTGGTGGTATTTTTCAGAGTACAGATGGTTCTACCGTAATTTCGAAAAGTGGTCTCCTTACTATGGCAGTGGAAAAGAATTAATTCAACAGATTGAAGGTGAACTTAATGATGCTGGTAAATTTAAATTCAATTATTCGATTGAAAATAAAATAGAAAATGATTTCAAATATTCTGTAGTGGCGACTGTAACTGATGCATCAAGAAGAGCCACCGAAGGTGTAGTTGATTTTTTTGTCACAAGAGGTTCTTTCATAATCTCAACCTCACCTGAAAAATATTTTTATAGTACTGATTCAGAAGTAAAGTTGAGAATTAACTGCTTTGATTTTAATGATAAACCTGTCTCGACTGACTTTAAAGTAATCATTACTTATCCTCAGGATAAATTGATGCGTCCGGGAATTATTTCTGACACATTGTTTGGCAGAACAAATGAAAGAGGTACTTCATTAGTCAGCTTCAGACCTAAAGGAAATCTTACAGGACTATTTAGTTATTCCGTTTTCGCATCAGATGAAAATGGTAGAGAGATTTATGCCTCAAGTTCATTTTTTATTGGTAATTATAAAGATTATTACTACAACAGAACTTCATCTGGACTTGAGATAGTTACCGATAAAGATGCTTATGAAAAAGGGGAAGAGTTAAACGCTGTTATTTTTGTCCCGAGTAAAAGCCAGGAGTTGCTTTTAACTTATGAAAGCGACGACATCTTTAATTATAGAAAAGTAGTAACGAACAACAACTCATTTCATATCGAAGAAAAACTTACAGACAAATTTTCACCGAGTTTTTCAATCTCGGTAAGTTATATCAATGACCGGATGTTATATTCAACCTCAAAGTTAATTGGAGTGTTACCGAAGGATAAGTTTCTTGATATTGAATTATTGCCATCAAAACAAGTTTTCAAACCAGGTGAAAAAGCAAGTTATAGAATCAAAGTTAAAAATTATCGTGGTTATCCGGTCAAAAATACTGAGCTTTCTTTCGGAATAGTTGATGAAAGCATTTACGCGATCAAAGAAGACCAAACCCAACTGATTGAAAAATTCTTTTATTCTTCAAGACAAAGCTACTTTCCGGTTTATAACTCATTACAAAGTTATAGATTCTCGACAAACAGCAGAGAGGCGACATTTCTCGAAATCAATTATTTCAATTCTGATAAACCATCACAGCCGGTTAATTATAAAAGTATTAAGCTTTATGGAAAAGTAACTTTTGAAGATACATCAATTGTTTTCAGCGATTATAAAATTCTTCTCATTGGTGATAAAAGAAAATATGAATCTGATATTGATTCAGTTGGTAATTATAGTATTAAAGATATTAGGGAGGGGAAATATCAGATTTATGTTGCGAGAAAAAGAGATGGAGCAATGCATTTAATTCAAATTTTAACTCTGGTAAATGATAGAAAGTTCGATATCATAATTAATGAATCAATGATTCCTGAAATAAGTGAAGTGTTAGTTATCGATGAACGTCCAATGATTGAAAAATCCACTACAAATGCAACACGATTGAATAAGATAGTTCCGGATTTAACTATTCAGTCAGAACCTGATGAATTGTTGGACAAAATGAAAGGAGAACAAAAAAGTGATTATTTAAACGCTGAGATTCGTTCAAATTTTGTTGATGCTCTAATCTGGAAAGCAAATCTTATTACCGATAATAATGGTATTGCCGAAGTTCAATTCGAAATACCTGATAACCTTACTACCTGGCGTACAACCGTTAAAGGTATAACCAAAACTTCTGAAGTTGGACAAAAAGTTGATAAGTTTATCAGCAGAAAAGATTTACTGGTAAGAATGGAAACACCTCGCTTCTTTAGAGATGGTGATGAAGTTATCATATCAACAATAGTTCACAATTATCTTTCAAAAGAAAAGAAGACGAAAATCGAATTCACTGCAGATAAACTTTTAATTCTCGCATCGAAAATAAATTCAGCATCCTATTCGAGTAATTTTTCAGGTAAGAAAATTTATGAAGTTAATATTCCTGCCAACTCTGAGTTAAGGATAGATTGGAAATGTAAAGTTAATTATCCACTAGGCGAAGCAAAACTAAAAGTTGAAGCATTAACAAATGAAGAATCTGATGCACTTGAACTAAAGGTACCGATTCTTCCAAATGGAATAAAAATAGTCAATCCATTGGTTGCGAATTTTTCCGAAAACAAAATTAATGAAACGCTGGAGTTTGTGATTCCTGATAACATTGATTTGCTTTCTGCAAAGGTTTCTTTTTCCGTTTCTCCATCTCTTGCAGGAACAATACTCAAAGCTTTGGACGATTTGGCCGGTTATCCTTATGGATGCGTTGAGCAAACAATGAGCAGATTTCTTCCAACTGTAATTGTAGCAAATACATTCAGAGAAATTTCTTTTCCGCTAAAATCAGAAACCATTGAGGAACTTCCTAAATATGTTGAAGCAGGATTGAAACGCTTATACGACTACCAGCATAATGACGGCGGTTGGGGTTGGTGGACAAATGACAATACAAATCCGTATATGACTGCTTATGTTATCTATGGCTTAACGCTGGCAAAACAAGCTGGTTATAATATTGACCAAAATATTTATGAATTAGGTTTAAGAAATCTGAGAAAGCAAATAGAACTTGCTGATCCTAAAATTGACGAAACGACACTTGCATATATGATTTACTCTTTAAGCTATGCAATGAAAGATTTCGATTATCAAAAGAAACTTTACTATCAAACAATTGATGTTTTACTAACACGAGACCTTGGGTCATATCCTCTTGCATTGATAACTATTGCTCTGAACAATTTTGGTGAAAAAGAAAAAGCAAGCCAAACCGCCGAAAGGTTGATTAAACTTGTCACAGAAGAACAAGGATTTGCATTTTGGGGTGGAGAAGCCTGGCATTATCGCTGGCAGAATGATAATGTTCAGGGAACTGCATTTGCTGTTAAAGCAATAATCAATGTTAAAGGTGATAGCGAGCTAATATCAAAGGCAGTTAGATGGTTGTTGAAAAAGAAGCAAGGATTCTCTTGGCGT contains:
- a CDS encoding ATP-binding protein, which gives rise to MKNYSQKLQLKLTIEFAIFFIIVSAVIYVFTTDKFETDLKEKFEYKASIFANYLEQNPQFFWTDSIDNKELLQRLAELNNAEYLVIENSRGKLIDAINLDVAEKYLYIRSDVEGGISADKQIYRITKYLYPTKILAGKFYAGFKAAEQISKLERIKLLTALFSLTVLLTGIIITYILSLLSFRPILAIIEALDRTIKGNYTVKIKYEGKNELGLLVDKINDVLDELQRKAENNEKLDRKITDVLRERLSEVGAEISEQEYAKRILRKSEEQFKLLFENAPIGMVIISSEGRIMSINKSFCDTLDYSNEELLGVPVKYLFEKDEIPFFITKNSRNESVIRISDINAEKKLIKKDGKEINVIVKSVGVEDDNGDIDHYIMQLLDITAIKRAQQELIKALERAEQSDKLKTAFLAQMSHEIRTPLNVILTSIPLFEDLIPQGDDEMKVILDSVKSAGKRLHRTIDMILNMSSVQSGNYKPHYESFSLSDDLKKLTEEFRSLSEDKGLTLNFTNLAGSTFITADRYTVNQIFQNLISNAIKYTQKGFIDIILREQPNKKLKVEVRDTGIGMSKEYLQNIFTPFSQELSGHKREYEGNGLGLALVKKYAEINHAEIHVESEKGKGSVFSVVFDREIDLSVLKNLDNTKEVEKK
- a CDS encoding rhodanese-related sulfurtransferase, which encodes MNSYKVLLFYKYVEVPNPEKLVEEHLNWCLQNDIRGRVFFAKEGVNGTVSGTLENIEKYKEHLTGYPEFSDIWFKEDDTDSHAFKKMHVRLKREIVHGDLEDVKLEHGGKKLSPEELLKFYEEGKEFVIVDARNWYESMIGRFKNAITPSLKNFREWKKYVDEELIKFKDKPVVTYCTGGIRCEKASAYLVEKGFKEVYQINGGIINFIKKFPDTYWEGGMFVFDERRVVLPNSKPELKHIAKCYFCGEPTSYYINCHNVDCDRIIVCCHECKVKNEYCCSDECRKSPNKRKVYHG
- a CDS encoding cryptochrome/photolyase family protein, with the protein product MNEITLIFPHQLFRNHPAIEKSRIIYLIEDPLFFKDVRYPLSYHKKKLVFHRASMKAYEKFLSDNGYEVVYINYSNFGNDVRSNYLSTIFNKVKVSSFYYADVTDFILEKRLQKISKSIDKVLVRYESPMFLTEEKFLKEFFSKQKSYLMASFYIEQRKRLNILIDNDKPTGGKWSFDEENRKKLPVDIRIPKIKFPEPSDFIIEAIEYVEKYFPNNPGNSLDFHYPVTFEQAEDWLNDFLDTRLKLFGDYEDAIDKNKIILFHSLLSPMLNSGLITPLQVINQTIKVAERKNIPLNSLEGFIRQIIGWREYIRAIYLLEGVKQRTTNYFGFHKKMPKAFYDANTGIEPIDNVIKKVFDNAYSHHIERLMILGNFMLLCEINPYEVYRWFMEMYIDAYDWVMVPNVYGMSQYADGGLICTKPYISSSNYIRKMSNFDKGDWCEIWDALFWRFIFKHKKIFEKNPRMSMMVVQLNKMDKAKLNRHLKIADSFLKKLFNNG
- a CDS encoding NADP-dependent isocitrate dehydrogenase, with protein sequence MFKVVLIKGDGIGPEIADAVVKIFDAAKVPITWIEKQAGLNVIEKHPTGIPEDTLEAVQQYKVALKGPTTTPVGTGHKSVNVTLRKSLELYANVRPAKSLPGVRTRFDNVDLIIVRENIEDTYGGIEHNQTADVAQALKLITRPGSIRIAKYAFEMAKLYGRKKVMAVHKANIHKLTDGLFLKCFYEVAKDYPEIQSSDLIVDNTCMQLVTNPERFDVLVLPNLYGDIVSDLSAGLVGGLGVAPGGNIGDDVAIFESVHGSAPDIAGQGIANPTALLLSSFQMLQHIGLHQTKARIEKALIETLKDGIKTRDLGGKAFTNEFTQAIIDRLENPADNEFKEPTPLRILSELLPTHKEVTEDFHGVDIFVENPGGIPKMPEQVGKLKLKMISNRGTKVYPGPMPKIWLVDHHRCRYVARDENDNLINIGDEEIFNLIKEVSAYGIKWMHIEKLQLFDGELGYSKAQGE
- a CDS encoding deoxyribodipyrimidine photo-lyase; this encodes MVNGKRVRLLQKGNETPGPIVYWMSRDQRVHDNWALIFSQQLALERQKPLIVLFNLVPNFLEATIRQYGFMLKGLEQMEVELKKYKIPFVLSLGNPENEIPDLLKKINASVLVSDFDPLKIKRIWKRDVAKKISIPFYEVDAHNIVPCLYVSNKVEFGAYTIRSKIHKALPEFLDEFPKLKVMKNHELNSESIDWEKAEKSLNINRDVKEIDWLKPGEANAQIVLKDFLENRFDNYAEDRNDPNKNALSNLSPYLHFGQISAQRVALTVEQFYGNHPSAKSFLEELIVRRELSDNFCYFNPKYDSFEGFPDWAKKTLNEHRKDKREFVYSLEDFEQAKTHEDLWNAAQLEMVKTGKMHGYMRMYWAKKILEWSKSPEDALKIAIYLNDKYELDGRDPNGYVGCAWSVGGVHDRAWTERPVFGKIRYMNLNGAKRKFDVDSYIKKFIS